The segment ataaaagaataataataagagtttaattagcaaacttttactagttttcatctaaatctaccacTAATACTACTGTtgtacttaccactatcaatctaccacatcaacaagtatgaaaaattttgtcaaattttttttgtcttaaaaattcaaaaaaaaaaaaaaaattttgtagttcatgttaattagtagtaattttacatctaaataagatgatcaattttcgccttaggcccccaaatgcatcaagccgcccctgtTTATGTTATCTGTCTACAAAGTCTATAGACTATAGTAGAGTCATGAatacttagtggaaattaaaaatgatgCACTGTTTCCCTATCCTTTTAGAGCCACATTTGGTTGATGATTCATTTTCCCAATTTAAATCAGACTTGCAAAGGACTATTGGCCTCCAACTTTTTTCTGGGACCATTCCCCCACACGTGAGaatattaaaatgtttttttttttgagggggagaATATTAAAAtgttcttcttttgttttagacaaaacatgaattaattaatttggcGTTCAAAGTACTCTATATTGCATAAGATTAGATTGGattatcaacaacaataaaGCACAGCAATGAGGGGTGTTgtcttttttttggagaagtgGAAAGGAGTGGCTCTTGGTTGTTAATGAAAAGACTCGTATTCAAAGGATTATAACTAATTTATGACCActaacttttatatatacatatgaatatattgtaaaatcTGTATAACTACCCAACCTCTTACCATGGAACAAACTATGGAAGCTAAAAGTTCACGATAGAGTTAAAATGTTCCTGTGGAAGCTAAGATCAGACATGATGCCTACAAAGGAGAAGCTGGGATAGAGAATTGGGGCTACTAACAAATCTTGCAGCTTATGTAATGCTTGTGTAGGGGACTATTCTCATTTGTTCTTATATTGTCATGTGGCAAAAGAGCTATATGGATTGGAGGCCCCTTGGGAATTAGAAGTGACAATCTAGATATAAACAACCATGTAGATATCATTAAATTGGTGATGGATCTTCTAGCTTAGTTTTACCAATCCAAGGAGGCCAATCAATGCTCCTTACTAATGGCCATTCCTCCTGAGGCCATTTGGAATCTTAAAAACGCTTGCTTTTCAAAGGGAAAAAGGTTGTAGATGGCTCTGTCCGTCAAATGTAGTCAGGCTCAATGTTGATGCTATTGTCACAAATACCTTCACTACTTTGGCTATAGTAGCTCGAAATGTTTTTGGTGAGGTACTTGGACAAGATAGAATGTCTTGTGTAACCCTCTATAGGCCAAAGCTGCAGCTTTTCTTTGGGCATTACAGATTGCACACTCTGAGGAACTTAAGAATATTATTGTGGAAAAAGATTCTAGGCAATGTGTTGATGCTTTAAATTCAGGTTATCCTCATAGTGTTTGAGCTCAGCAAAGGTTTTGTCCCGTGTGTTTTTAGTTTGGTTAGGAAAGATGCTAATTGTGTTGCACGTTCCCTTACTAAATTTGCTGCTACTCATAGGTTTTTTGGATATTGTAACAAatactctcttcctcttgttGTTGTTAAGCAATTGGGAAAGGATGCTGCTTCTCTTGTTGTTTAATGAAGATTGGGTATTatcaaaaaacaattataagcaTTACAAACTCtagttgagttttttttttttttttttttttttttaatactttataaatttatatgcaTGAGTTTACTATagacatttgaaaatatttaaaacgtAATGAGAAGGAtacttgacacaaaattagagtgTAATTAAACGATAATACTTAGacacaaaaaatattatatatatattcacaatatGTTGAGGTAACATATTGTGATTAGTATTACCATTGTTATTACTTTTATTGAATACCAATCACAACCTATCAGTTTAATAGTTACGAAAAATGtttgtatgaaattttttttatgtgattagacttattagaaattaaaatctaattaaattcttcatcgagtttttgttttaatatattatatagacGTGCGTGGCTTTCCTTGGACCTTGTAAGAGAATCAACACCTACCTTTATCGATTTGACCTAACTTATGGGCATTTTTGGTCTTGAATCAAAGTCTGAATGCCACTACTAAttaatacacaattttttaaaaatacattttcttaAGCATAATTAACTGCTAAAATACAATAGATTATTACCATAAAAAGGAagatcatatttttattttttttttgatggaggAAGATCATGATTTTATAGACTGACAAGTGTGGTTTTACGATGAATACTTCCCAAAATACATAACCAACTTTGTGTTGGAAAGATTGGGCATTACAAACATTGTAACTCACTAAGTAAATGACATGAAACTAGCTATATCCAAAGCGTTGCTCATATTAAGCCACCATTGTAAGGCACTCCAGTTTGAGGCAACCAATGATCCCCAAGCAAGAAGTTGGAAACAGTAAAATTAGCAGCATCTGTAGCATTAATCACATGGTAGCCAGGCCATGTAACTCTTTTTGTAGTGTTGGAACCAGGGCCTCTGTTATTATACTCAGCATAATATAATGTGTTTAGCCCAATATCTCCATTCCAATCATGCCAACCAGCAGGTTCTACCAAACTATCCATGAAAGATTGCACATAAACTGTCCTAGAATACTGCTTCCATGGCCTCCCTAGATATGTCTTCACTGGGAAATTGCTTGAAGCCAAATCATATGCAGCTCTAATTGTACAATTATGGATTGAAATACCCGTGTTTTGATTCGGGTCTGTTCGGCCTTGAGCAGTGATGGGATTGAATTGTCCTTTCATTGGCAACCGGGCATAGAAGTTGTTGTTTTGGAAAACAGCAGCAGCGTTTCCAAATATGAAATCTACTGTCCCATAGATATCACAATCTCTATAGAATTGCCTTAGTGAATGTGCAAATAAGGTGTCTTGGTACGCTTCAATGCTGCAGCTAAAAAATGTGGACAAATCAGCCATGTTTAGTACAGCAACGGCTTGCTGCTTGATTGCTCCTGCTGTATTACGGAAAGTAATGTTCATTGCCATAAACCCCTGTCCTCTCACAGCTGCAATGCAACATTGATGTAAAGCTTATTAACATCTGATGACAAATGTTGATAATATCATAAAATTTAGAGTAAATTATAGTTTTTATTACTGAAATTTGGTGtatatatgtttgattttggtacctcaaaatttaaaaagttaagcTAAAGTGTATAGAATATGGTGCATAAGTAATTCAAGTTTTTGATACTTGGTACTTACTGAAAGTTGCAGAGCTCATAGTTGTCCACCCATCTACCACGCTTCGGTTGCCTGTGATTATTGTTTGACTAATACCATCTCCAATCATCAACAAATAAGGCTTGTTTGTTGCAATTGACAAGTACTCCTGGTAAACACCAGCAGTGACATAAATCAAGAAGTATCCATCACTAGCAGCAGAGTTATTTGGTGCCGCATTAATGGCATCATTGATGGTGGTGAAATTCCCACCTCCATTTTTGTTCACAACCACCATTTCTCTTACCAAAACCCCTTTATCCTTACCTATCTGAATGAGTTTTCTCCGACTCATTGACTCATAAATCACTGACTTATTGGTATGCTTCTTCTTTGGGTGCCATGTTTTCCCATTCTTCTTTCTTGGAACCCAACCTTGGGTAAAAAGAGCTAGAGAGACACTGTACAATTTAGTGTCATTAGAGAGTGGGACTGAGAGACCTTTTTTCACACTCCAAGCTGAAGCTGTGGCTTTAAGGCCATCTAAGCAAGTATCTTGGTTGGTTAAAATGGCACTAAGCAAGGTTTGGATGTCCTCAGCTTTGGAGCTGGATAGAGTGTCATTAGTGTTACTCACAGTATCAAAGGAGCTTGATAAGAAGTTTATGTTCAGCTCAGCAAGTGAATGACAATCCTTAAGAGCAAGGATTGCAGTTCTTGACAAAGTGGAACTGTGTCCAAGGTACTTGTCCACTAATTTAAGAAACTTGTAGGATTGGGATAGTGATTTATGGATTGAAAACCTGCCATAGTCATAGACATTGGCTGTGTGGTTATTAGGCAGCACAGATTTGCAAAAAGAAGGGTCTGGGGTAAACTTGCAAATGGTTCCTGAAGAGACAGGAGTGTTCAGAGGGTCATCAGCAAAAGATGGAGAgctaagaaaagaaagaacgaGAATGAGAGAGAACAAGAGCTTATTAGAAGAAGTCATTGTTGTGGACTAGGGGAATCTGAGTTTGAGGAGTGTGAATGATTGGTTTAGTTAGCTCATTAGGCTAATAGATATAGTGGAAGAGGGGAAAGTTAAGTCAGTTTTCACAATTCGTTTACTGTTTTCAACATGCCTGTTATCAGAACCAACCATCCTTTCTAAGTCCactttaaatgcaaaataaataaatattattgtagTAAATAGATACAATTTTagtttgtaatatttaatttagaCCATGAAATAGATTCATTTCAAGTTAAAaagatttttcataaaattttggagAAAGTAAACAAAATCTTTTTATGATTTCTTGTTTATGAAATCCCATTTAAGTTTTAAGTGTAATACTTATTCCCTTTGTGGTATTATTTTATGTGTAACTCATTAATTGTGTCACACGTAACCCTTATGGAGTTTTTTGAATGCAACACAAAACTCCTCTTATAGTGAGAGATTTCTAGTATTGTTGTTTAAGTGTTGTAGAAATATGTATGAGTAAAAAAGTTTATGTATATGTCAATATTATAGGCTTCATTAATATGCAAGCCATGTCTAGCCcatgtttgtttttcatttattttatcaGGTTTGCTTGATTggcttaattttattaaattttccttCTTGATTTCGGATCTTCAATTTtgtcaattaattaaattattcttattttgttAATTGTTAGAGTATTTATAGTTTCTTACACATTCACATATTTTTATGGGATAATTACAGATTACCCACTTGTGATTTGGCCCGAATTTAACTTACTCACTTGTGATttcatttttgacattttacccacctgaggttaCTTCCGTTTAGTCTTTGTTACCCACCTTTGTTAAAAAAGAGGAGTAAATAAGTCTTTTTACAcccattttatgtctctctcctcccaaaaaaaaaaagattaaaatatggTATTGGTTTCTCATAATTCACAAGCATGAAGAACATATACCCAGaaaactaatacaaatcaaatcaagcaaaaaccatgagagagagagagagagagagagagagagagagagagagagagagagagagagagagagagagagagagagagagagagagagagagagagagagagagagagagagagtagtggCATAGTTAAAGATTTTAGTTTGAAAACCTGGTTAACTGCCAACCATACTTGCCAATTAAAAATCTCTCTCTGCCAACAGAACTCAAATATCAGCCACTCAAATATTTTCTCTCAAAGGCTTCTGTTCTTCGTTTTCTTCCTTATACTTATTTTTTGTGCCTGAActaagaaatttattaaaatcaaaGCATAACACAGTTTACAACATGACAACAAGGAGGATCAACAATGTCCAGCACTTAATTTCtaaagttttgattttcaacATCCAAGATCTCACTCACACAAAGCCACTGGATATACATTGGCAACACCCAAGGGGAGGATTGGCAAAGATTGGCCAAGGGAATAGAGATATGAGAGAGGAAGGTTTCAAAGCCAAACAACAAACCCTCCAGAAAAAATCACAACATCATGAACAGTAGAATAAAAATTACTTGATTTGTTGGGTATAATAGAAGCaaagtgaaaatttcaaaactaaacaacaACCCAGAACCCACAGAATCACCAGATCCACCACCAAATCGGTCAACGATTTCCTAAATCGAACCCATGACCTTCAAAGCTGAGCTTCCTTTTGTGAGAATTTGAAGGAGGTGGCCTCGAGGGCAATGGACTCTTCAATTTGGCCGCCATAGCCAATGATGGCTTGGATTTGGAGGGGATGGAGGTCAAATCGAATGGCAACGCATTCTCCTTGGCCGATTTAGACTTTCGAGAGGGACGTGGCTTGGTGGAGCTAGGGCTCGGCGATGACACTGAATCAATATAATTCGCCTCCATCAAGATCGCGTTTCTAAACCAAATCCATACCCATGGTGGAacatttgttttgtgtttattgTGATctgtgagctctctctctccaagCTTAAAATGCTGAAAATTTGTATGCGTGGATGGGAGTGTGTTTTGGGAGAAAGAGGAGTGTTTGAtctattttgggttttgtttttgataaaaaatgtgttagagtaacatctgaaagggaggtgggttacAGAGTAGTAACAG is part of the Quercus robur chromosome 9, dhQueRobu3.1, whole genome shotgun sequence genome and harbors:
- the LOC126698922 gene encoding probable pectinesterase/pectinesterase inhibitor 41 isoform X2 translates to MTSSNKLLFSLILVLSFLSSPSFADDPLNTPVSSGTICKSTPDPSFCKSVLPDNHTANVYDYGRFSVHKSLSQSYKFLKLVDKYLRHSSTLSRTAILALKDCHSLAELNINFLSSSFDTVSNTNDTLSSSKAEDIQTLLSAILTNQDTCLDGLKATASAWSVKKGLSVPLSNDTKLYSVSLALFTQGWVPRKKNGKTWHPKKKHTNKSVIYESMSRRKLIQIGKDKGVLVREMVVVNKNGGGNFTTINDAINAAPNNSAASDGYFLIYVTAGVYQEYLSIATNKPYLLMIGDGISQTIITGNRSVVDGWTTMSSATFTVRGQGFMAMNITFRNTAGAIKQQAVAVLNMADLSTFFSCSIEAYQDTLFAHSLRQFYRDCDIYGTVDFIFGNAAAVFQNNNFYARLPMKGQFNPITAQGRTDPNQNTGISIHNCTIRAAYDLASSNFPVKTYLGRPWKQYSRTVYVQSFMDSLVEPAGWHDWNGDIGLNTLYYAEYNNRGPGSNTTKRVTWPGYHVINATDAANFTVSNFLLGDHWLPQTGVPYNGGLI